acaattttgtagaACAAATTGCACATTTAAACATActagagataaaaaattgatagagatttgtttttttttaaatatattttatttttttcttctctaaaaTTAGGACTGAATTATTACCGAAcatcattatttatctttgtcagtatcttattttatgtatttttatcgatacTTCGATTTTAGTTTAACAATTTACGGAGAAATCAAGAAAGattatcttattttctaaATCAAGAAGTCAGTCTTCGTATTTGCTCTAGTGAATGAATTACCATATCTTTCGCTATTGCTCAAGAGTGGCCCGACGATCTATCCAGCGGTTAAAGTTTTTTTGATCGTTAACGCATCGTTTCACCGATACTTCACATGACACACACAAATTCGCTGTATATTAAAtgatcaaaaaaaaaaaaaaattattcaccgGTCGCCTTCGTAATTACACTTTCTACTACCGTGCACTTTCGATTTTAGGCCTGGTCGATCGATTGACCGGAAAAAAGCCGTTCTCTTAGTCATCGTCACGTTTTTATTATCGCGTTCGCTCAACCGACATTGTAACAGGATGCAATGCTTGCTTCAAAGATGCTTAATATCTGTTTTTCATAGCTCGATGACGTCACGTATCTTAGAAACAAGTACAATGTACCTGCAAAAGTCTTCTTTACTTTGATGTCTTTATTTAATCCTATTATTGCGTTGTTGCATATGTTATATTGCTTCTACATAATGTTTGAACAATTTTGaggataaaatattgtttgtttactattaatttaatttagtttcttCTTTCGCAGAATGAGaagttgattttttaatttattttaataatatgtagaaagtttcataagaaataaaaattaagaatatgtTTTTAACTCTACatggaaagaaaatttttactgaaagatctaaaaattatGCCAAATAAAGATCTGTAAATTTTGTtggacaattaaaatttatcaatagagTACTTGGTCAGTTTCGAATGttctattgataaattttgaatgtacaacaaaatttatttacagatCTTTATCTGGCGTAATTTTTAGATCTTTCAGCAAAAGTGTTCTTTCCGTGTGTATTTTGGACGtcattatatatcaataactatttttttaataatatgctTTACAATATGCTCGGAAAACACTTTTTTTAAGAGAGTaaacttataatatattaaatctttattttgaaAGTGGAAAGTATGGTtggtgtataattattatatattttattattcttagatTCTACAGATGGTttctattaaacaatttaatactttattgCAAAAACACATATTAATTGGACTGTAATCGATATTTCCAGCTCCTGGAGTGACATCGTGTCCGCGAACGGATAATCCGCAGGAATATGACAAGTGTATTTTGAAACAGCTGCAAGCGCTCACCCCGCTCCTCGCCAAGGGAGTGCCTTCCTTGAAATTGCCGGCGTTAGATCCCTTATTTCTACCATCTTTAACTATAGATAGAAATCTAGACTCCTTGAAAATTAAGGCTAACATGAGTCAGACTCGCGTTTACGGCGCAACGAATTACATTGTACACGAACTTAAAGCGAATCCCAACGACTTGACGATTTTCATCAAGGTCCGATTACCTCACATTTACGTGAACGGAGAGTATGACGTTCAGGGAAGGTTGCTGTTGCTGCCTCTAAGCGGACTTGGTAACTTTAAGGGGAATTTCAGTAAGTCTCTTATGAAACCAAATTGATCTTATTAAACAGTGATAATGCacgatatttaaatatcttgatGTATTAAAGTTCAATCGTGTCATTTTacgtttaacaattttaagcgttaaaagtattttatattgaagtGCTATGGTAGAAGAAATCTAAAAGTTAGTCTTTTAAAATGCTGTCATATAACTTTCTTATGTCGTgtgatttttacaattgtgTTTTTTCACTCTCCAGCTGACACTGAAGCTCAAGTAAACGTGCAAGGCAAGGAGGTCACCGATAAAAATGGTGTGCAGAGAATTGCGATCGACAAGTTGCTTACTAAAATTCGCATCGGTGAtggaaatattaaactgaAGGCACCTCCCGCTCACACGTTGGCCGGTACGGATTAGAATTCTGTTTAAAAGCTTATTTAATAACGgcataagaattatatattccctaaatatatttgttattaacgAATCTTCAGATATTTGCTGCTCAagtatgatttttaaatttttatagcattaataacataaatacgCAGCAAGAAAAGAGTTTCATGgcaaaagaaagataaaggaCATGCTTTATGTCTTATACTTCCTGcatcttatttatttacttatttatatttattttttacattttatttaaaaatatatgcttatttctatttattttagctGAAGCCGCCGCGTCGTTCTTTAATGCAAATCCTCGCCTAGTTTTGGATATTGCGAGTCCAATTGCCGAGGATACTGCCGCGACTGTGAGCAAAGCTCTTGCTGCCAGAGCACTCAGTGTTCTCACTAAGAAAGAACTCGTTCCCTAGTTCTTCAATAAACGAATTTTGTTCGGCTTGTCTTTGGTAATATAAAATAGGACATGGATAATACGAGCATTAGTCGAGGTAACAGAAGTTAATGTTCTTCactttatcacttttttatttctgccgGTTAGTCGGCAAATTgttgttttgttttaaaaaaattattttatttaattaataggcGTATAGTCTCGAAAGAacgttgtttatttttatttttgtacatgaGAAGTACTGAAATGTTCGTTTAGCAGGCATTAAAGGAACAAAACATTACACATTCAACGTCTACTTCTTGTTTATTTCTCTACTTTCTTATCcacaaattgttaattacattttatatttgttatatatatattatatatattatctatgacgcacaattttttatccgAAGTCAATTAAATCGCACATATAGAAAATGTgttgcttgaaaaaaaaaaaaaaaaaattattttacatcgtaGCAGTTTAATTATCTGATTGAATAGCAGGTTTACtatattatcttataaattgtttttaaatattcatgcaATATCACGAGATCGCAGAGAGACTAAATTTTGGACAATCATAATGTAACATAAAACTTGACTTCACATAAAAAATGGTCacttctaaaaaaaaagaaaataatttaaaaacttttagttACATGTCAAGcgacaaataaaaagtattatttcaaatgtaattCATAACttcataattttacttacaaaAAGAACATTATTGCACagttcttttataaatttacagttCTTACGATATTTCATATTTGCGTCATCAATTTACACTTGTCGTAATTTACCGTTTTCTTAAAGCGATTGCTGATACATTTTAAATGATGAATAGAATGATTATAATGAGGATGTTGAaccaaaaatgtaaaacttgTTCCTTGAAATGCACATGCGTATAATCATCTCACAATTAGTATCAATACATATTAGTCATCAATACGctcgatttaataataatcattagaATAACAATCTACAAATATaccaattattattgtaaccgttcattatttttatttgcgttgCATTTTTTCACGAAGTCCGATTGTATTTgcataacatttaataaagtGCAATTATATTACAGTTAAAACTATGAATGCATATCcttttataagatttaatcAGTTTATGATTATTGTATCTAAtctttgatttataaattcaatttctaaaaaaagataatagcgtaaaccattttaatttaaacacatttcattaaaagtattaagtgTAGTCACGCTATATAAATTTAGCATATAATGATctaaattagtaaattatctCGGcgtttgataattaaaatacaagaatTTTATCGATGTAATCACTATTAATTAAAGTACGATAATTGGACTACGATAATGCGAAAACTAAAGATgcagataaaaaaagttagtatatgatgaataattttttaagagaaagttagtatacaaaaaataagaaaaattcataaagagagattttttttattgtaaatcgAGCTTGTCAATCAATGTGttaataaaaagcaattaagCGCAAACTGCATTATATACAGctagttatatattataaatatatatatatatatatatatatatatatatatatatatatatatataatatttatatattataaaatattattaaaaaaataaaaatcttaattaacaTACATGAAAAGATGATGATTCTCgctgtttaaaaatttgactaACAAAAATCGAAATGTATCGATCTCAATAAGTTTGAGAGGTAAATTATTAAAGGGGAAACAGTTCATCGTATGTGAATTTTTCGGTGATCTTGTTGGCGATGTTCGTCAGGAGATCCGATAAAGAATTTTCGAGTTCAGGTGTTAGCTCTTCCACCAACAAATGACTATTAGCATTCACAACCTCGTTGCCAGCTGCTCCTGattcgaaagaaaaataacaattgcaGTATGATGCATGACGATTGAGGCGCGATTATATTTACTGcaaatttcttaaaacaaaaacgtattagaaaaacaaataaaaatttaaacataccGAGAACTTCATCGCCGTTAAACAGATTGCCAAGATTAAAATGGGCTTTGCCTACCCTAAtgttaaatttcattttctcAAAGTTTATGTGGGTATTGttattctttaaaactttgttAGCCTTCAAAAAGCAGTTGCTGTCGTAGCCaactgtaaaatatatagcaGATTATtcagagataaaatattttacttaaaatttaatttaaattttattttaattaattttttaccacACGCgcacatacgcgcgcgcacatgttttatttatgttttaacaAGAAGTTAGacgacaaattttttataaacatgcAAGACTTACGGAAATTTCCAGTGACATTTCCTTCTCCAAACAATCTGATTAACAGAATTTGCGTATCTATTCGATATTTTCCACGAAACTCAAGCTTGGGGAAGTTGACTTTAAAAGTaatgattatattatcttttaaatctACCTTTAAGTCTCGAATCTTGAATGTGGAAGGCCCATACACctatttgcacaatttttaattgaaaaaaattttatataatcttttcgTTATCTTTTCaactatgtacatatattttatactctaCTCTACATAAGCAAACCTAGTATAAAATGTTAAGTGTTAATGCAAGCTTCGATATACTATACCAACTTGTAAGTTCGAAATTAGGAAGTCAAGCTTCGCATTTTTGGGACCCTTTAATAGTTGTATACGCTTCAGTATAAACGGTTCGATTGTTGGAACATCTAATTCAGGAATTCCTGTAGTCAATTTCGGTCGTAGTTGCTCAATCGAATTAGCTACACACATATTTATGTTTGGATCGTTTCGACTGCATACTTTTATGTACGGTGCTGCAAGAAACGTAAAAACATTAATCTGTAAattctcttttaaatttaaagtctCAAGAATTTTTGAATGTCACAATGAataatgtgtgtgtgagtgtgcgtaatattataaagatacACGTTCGGTCTTGCgttgcgcgtgaacttggcgcgagacactaccgtgtctcttgatatgtatataaatgccAGTATTGCAACATTCAACATTCTTCCACGAAAAATGAAAACTTCAAGCTGAAACGTTGTAATATTTTGAGCAAAATAAGAGTTCAACAAATGCATCGCTTTCGTATAATCatattcaatgtttttttcctaacaaatttttttcccagacttaccgtatcacccgttaatagcagattcctgaggtcatttggagacgaaaatcttaatatcaaaatgtcgAGACTACTATGGTATTTGAATGGGAAAGGCTTAAAGTTTATCAATTAGCTTGTCAGAATTtcgcgcgctcagggacatcgcatCTCTAAAGGACTCTTGCACAACACTTTATTCAATACGTTTTATTCACTTCACTCAGCTCTTATTCACtttattcactttatttacattgttcGCAATACTAACGAATTTactaacgataataatttctaaattgtattaaaacgcGATGCGCGTCGAACTGTCAAAGCAGTCGTGCCATTGACAAATGACGTTTCTCATGTCatgagagaaaatcaatactATCGGTACGAAGTATGATCTGCTACATAAAGTGTTGTGCAAGGGTCCTTTCGAGATGCAATGTCTCTGAGCGCGCGAAATTCTGACAAGCTGATTGGTAAACTTTAAGCCTTTCCTattggtattaagattttcgtctccaaatgacctcaggaatctgccattaacgggtgatacggtaagtctgggacacatttattttgctcaaattattacaatgtttCACAGTTTAAAGTTTACTTTCATTTTTCATAGAACGTtgaatgttgcaatattgacATCTGAGATGCAGCTGGTTAGCGGTTAAGTAATACACACGTGGAAAAAGATTGTATGTAAAGTAAGGTACTGAATATGAACTTTCTTAAATATGAATGTGCgtagtatttttagttttcttcaaaatgtataaaatgtgaCATATAACGTTTTTCCAACCATCCAGTTATTGCTATgcaatcattattatttattgaggtAGTTATTTTCGAGGTAGTTTACGATGTGTAGAAAGAATGCCATTATTTCCAgataatcgatttataaataaatatttatccaaGTATAGAATACAAATGAGATGAAATTAGCAGATATATTGTTCGTTCAGTTCTCAGACATATCTTAAATTATACACCAATTTGTTAAATcggtaatatattaacatgACACACATTTTACctataaataatctataaataattaagtaatattttaataattctaatattacTCACGTATTGTGGCCAAGGCTACGGTAAATAGCATGCAGgcaaaactaaaataaaagatcATTAATTGACAATGAAttcaatcattaatattaataagctaataaaatttttatagaaccAATTACTATTGTTTCTTAAAATGGAATGATTGCTGTTTACGGCATGTCTTTTAATAAGTACCagtattatttctatttatcatTCCGCATTATACGCATGTACAAtgctatttttaatcacaATAATAGACACTGCTCAGatattacgtaaaaatttttgataaaatcttttatatatctctatatatattttatatacgtaaCAAACCTTGATACgtgataaaatcttttatatatctacatatattttatatttaaactttgaTGGGATTCTTGAAGACATTTTGAAGTCTTCGATGCTtgatttaatagattttagGTTGACGCTAAGTCTCAACGATTAGTTACACGGAAAGTTGGAGTTTACAAGCAAAGTGTATCTTTTGAGTTAGCAAAGGATTTCGCTGGACTTCGGACGTTTCACACTATCAATTTCGTTGATCGAAGACTGTTCAAATTCTCCACTTTACATCTCGTCCTTACGAGCAGCATTTTGGATTCTGAGAACTCCAAAAGATGTTTGACATTCGCAaactattttgtaatattaatcatatgacaagagttaaaaattatttgttctaCATTATTCTCGACTTTGAATAAAACAAGTTGAGTtagcaattatatttatccttCGTACGTATTATTCTCTGATTTTTACGTGACGCGGCTACATATCTGTTTTTTAAGATAggaaaatgtttgtaaaaaacgaaaaaaaattagaaaaatagatattgtAGAAGAAgaatgcataattaattttatatcaagttgcgtgataaaatgataatacaaCGTTACAGACGTCAATTGGATCTTACAAAAACGCAGCTACGACATATTACTTCATTCCACGTTTTATACATTAAGATATTTCTGTCTCAATGCGCCTATTGCGTCATTTTAACCTAACGATTTCTAGGAAGCCTCAAAAATTACGCAAGGGATTCGAAACGGAAAAATcagctacaaaatataattttcttagatgcaatttaagcaattttaattttaaattattgaaaaaaaaaaaaaattataaaaataaatattaaatatatagtataagcatttattaaagaaatgtaGTGACACCAGTTTAGAAGTGAGGCATATTTTGCACGATAAATATCTTCTGACGATATCTATCTAATTA
This window of the Linepithema humile isolate Giens D197 chromosome 1, Lhum_UNIL_v1.0, whole genome shotgun sequence genome carries:
- the LOC105670454 gene encoding circadian clock-controlled protein daywake — encoded protein: MMLIGLVLFAASARTAVSELPPGVTSCPRTDNPQEYDKCILKQLQALTPLLAKGVPSLKLPALDPLFLPSLTIDRNLDSLKIKANMSQTRVYGATNYIVHELKANPNDLTIFIKVRLPHIYVNGEYDVQGRLLLLPLSGLGNFKGNFTDTEAQVNVQGKEVTDKNGVQRIAIDKLLTKIRIGDGNIKLKAPPAHTLAAEAAASFFNANPRLVLDIASPIAEDTAATVSKALAARALSVLTKKELVP
- the LOC105670453 gene encoding circadian clock-controlled protein daywake-like; translated protein: MYAVIIRACFACMLFTVALATIPPYIKVCSRNDPNINMCVANSIEQLRPKLTTGIPELDVPTIEPFILKRIQLLKGPKNAKLDFLISNLQVYGPSTFKIRDLKVDLKDNIIITFKVNFPKLEFRGKYRIDTQILLIRLFGEGNVTGNFLGYDSNCFLKANKVLKNNNTHINFEKMKFNIRVGKAHFNLGNLFNGDEVLGAAGNEVVNANSHLLVEELTPELENSLSDLLTNIANKITEKFTYDELFPL